One segment of Streptomyces sp. TG1A-8 DNA contains the following:
- a CDS encoding HNH endonuclease family protein yields the protein MRPRGGAVAAVAVMTVALAGCRAGQAPGAPESGETGGGGPALTAAGSLTVKGRAPKTGYSRERFGTAWADTDTNSCDTRDDILKRDLKEVRFTGGTCKVSYGVLDPDPYSGKDVTYRRGRSQVDIDHVVALSDAWQKGAKYWDAGKRIALANDPLNLLAVDASTNRGKGDGDTATWLPPNRAYRCPYVAAQVAVKKKYGLWVTSAEKAAMRKVLATCPHQKLPSGGNPTEAPERFHAR from the coding sequence ATGCGTCCGAGGGGCGGAGCGGTGGCCGCGGTGGCCGTCATGACGGTCGCCCTGGCCGGCTGCAGGGCGGGGCAGGCCCCGGGTGCCCCGGAATCCGGGGAGACCGGCGGCGGGGGGCCGGCGCTGACCGCGGCCGGCTCGCTGACCGTCAAGGGGCGTGCCCCGAAGACCGGCTACTCCCGGGAGCGGTTCGGCACCGCGTGGGCCGACACCGACACCAACTCCTGCGACACCCGCGACGACATCCTCAAACGCGACCTGAAGGAGGTGCGGTTCACCGGCGGCACCTGCAAGGTCTCCTACGGGGTGCTGGACCCGGACCCCTACTCCGGCAAGGACGTCACCTACCGGCGCGGTCGCAGCCAGGTCGACATCGACCACGTCGTCGCCCTCTCGGACGCCTGGCAGAAGGGCGCCAAGTACTGGGACGCCGGCAAGCGCATAGCCCTCGCCAACGACCCCCTCAACCTGCTGGCGGTCGACGCGAGCACCAACCGCGGCAAGGGGGACGGCGACACGGCCACCTGGCTCCCGCCCAACAGGGCCTACCGCTGTCCCTACGTGGCCGCCCAGGTGGCGGTGAAGAAGAAGTACGGCCTGTGGGTCACCTCGGCGGAGAAGGCCGCCATGCGGAAGGTCCTCGCCACCTGCCCGCACCAGAAGCTGCCCTCGGGCGGCAACCCGACCGAGGCCCCGGAACGCTTCCACGCCCGGTGA